Part of the Funiculus sociatus GB2-C1 genome is shown below.
AATATAGCTAATTTCTTTCAGTTTTAATGCTCCCTCTAAAGCAATGGAAAAGTTAATACCTCGTCCTAATAAAATCCAATTTTCTGTTCCCTTTAAATCTTGCGCTAATTTTTCAATATACTCTTTTTGAGTTTGCAAAATTATGTCTATTTTGGCAGGAATTTGTCGTAATCGTGCCATGATTTGATGTAATTGTTCCGCCGATATTTGGCGGTAGTAAGCCAAATCAAGAGCTAAACAGTAAAACGCTATCAACTGAGCTAGAAACGTTTTTGTGGCAGCGATCGCTATTTCAATTCCTGCCTGCGTATGGATAGTATGGTCTACCAGTTTCTCTAAAGAACTTCCTGTTTTATTGGTAATTCCTAAAAGTCGCTGCTTCACCCTACGATTTTTTTCTATTTCCAACGCAGCGAGTGTATCTGCGGTTTCTCCGGACTGGGTAACGCCAATGATAAGTGTGTTAGCAGTTGGGGGCGGTGGTGCATCTCGAAATTCCGCAGCATCATGTACTATAGTGGGAACTTTTGCCACTTGTTCAAACAAATATTTACCTACTAAGCTGGCATACAAACTACTACCACAAGCAATAATTTGAATTTGGTTTATATCAAGGTAAAAATTAGAGGAAAAACCTAAATTTATGATGTGTTCACCTAATGCTGGTATTGATTGATTAGTAAAAGCATCTAAACAAGCTTGCACCACGGCTGACTGCTCGTATATTTCCTTAAGTGTGTAATCTTCAATTTTATTTTCTTTCATCAGTATCTCCCTTAGATTAATTTCGACTACTCTTAAAGCTGAAAAACATAATTATCATCTTTTGTCAATTGTCCGTTGAGGTTAAAAATTGAGTATATATTGTTGTCAGGTTGAAAAGTTAGAGCCTGACAAGGTTTTAACTTTTCAATCCGGCAACGTTTCAATGACCAACGACTAAGGCAGCCCAAACAATCGTATAGTGTAAAGTACAGCGAATTATTAAATAAATATGAAAGCGATCGCTCTCCTTGGCTCTACCGGATCAATTGGAACTCAGACGCTAGATATCGTGGCTCAGTACCCTGACCAGTTTCGGATTGTAGGGTTAGCAGCTGGACGCAACGTAGAAATGCTTGCCGCACAAATACGACAGTTTCGCCCAAGCATAGCAGCCATCTGCGAAGAAGAGAAATTGTCAGAATTGAAAGAGGCGATAAAAGACGTTGACCCCCAGCCCGTCCTACTTGCGGGCCAAGCCGGGGTGATTGAAGTTGCCCGTTACAGCGATGCCCAAATCGTAGTCACTGGTATTGTCGGCTGTGCAGGTCTATTGCCAACCATCGCCGCAATTGAAGCTGGAAAAGACATTGCTCTGGCGAATAAAGAAACTCTAATTGCTGGGGGGCCAGTTGTGCTGCCTTTGGTGGAGAAATATGGCGTTAAGTTGCTGCCAGCTGACTCAGAACATTCTGCCATCTTTCAGTGCCTTCAAGGGGTTAAGATGGGCGGCTTGCGGCGAATTTTGCTCACGGCTTCAGGAGGTGCTTTCCGCGATTTGCCTGTAGAAAAATTAGCAACAGTTAAAGTTGCAGATGCTCTAAAGCATCCTAATTGGTCAATGGGTAAAAAAATTACTATAGACTCCGCCACGTTGATGAATAAAGGACTAGAAGTAATTGAGGCTCATTTCCTATTTGGCATGGATTACGACCATATTGATATTGTCCTTCATCCCCAAAGTATTATTCACTCATTAATTGAGTTGCAAGATACTTCAGTTTTAGCTCAGTTGGGTTGGCCTGATATGCGTTTACCCCTGCTTTATGCGTTGTCATGGCCGGAACGAATTCATACAGATTGGCAACAGTTAGATTTAGTAAAAGCTGGAAATTTAACCTTCAAAGAACCAGATCATCAAAAGTATCCCTGTATGCAACTTGCCTATACAGCGGGAAGAGCTGGTGGTTCAATGCCTGCTGTTTTGAATGCGGCAAATGAACAGGCGGTAGCGCTATTTTTGGATGAAAAAATCGAATTTTTGGATATTCCGCGTTGTATTGAATATGTATGCAATCGCCATCAATCCGACAATCGACCTAACCCTTCTCTTGATGACATCGTAACAGCCGATGAATGGGCAAGGCAGGAAGTTTTAGCGGCAAGAGATAAGATTGGGCGCGATCGCCTTCTCTTCCTTAGCTAAGATAAATTCATCATTGATATAGCCAAAACCACAGCGATCGCTAGAATAAATAGACTATAGCTGTGGACGCGATCGCATGGTCAACAATCAACCCGATGAATACGATAGTCCTTGGAAAGAAGTTATCGAAACTTATTTTCAAGACTTCATGGCATTCTTTTTTCCACAAGCTCATGCTGAGA
Proteins encoded:
- the dxr gene encoding 1-deoxy-D-xylulose-5-phosphate reductoisomerase gives rise to the protein MKAIALLGSTGSIGTQTLDIVAQYPDQFRIVGLAAGRNVEMLAAQIRQFRPSIAAICEEEKLSELKEAIKDVDPQPVLLAGQAGVIEVARYSDAQIVVTGIVGCAGLLPTIAAIEAGKDIALANKETLIAGGPVVLPLVEKYGVKLLPADSEHSAIFQCLQGVKMGGLRRILLTASGGAFRDLPVEKLATVKVADALKHPNWSMGKKITIDSATLMNKGLEVIEAHFLFGMDYDHIDIVLHPQSIIHSLIELQDTSVLAQLGWPDMRLPLLYALSWPERIHTDWQQLDLVKAGNLTFKEPDHQKYPCMQLAYTAGRAGGSMPAVLNAANEQAVALFLDEKIEFLDIPRCIEYVCNRHQSDNRPNPSLDDIVTADEWARQEVLAARDKIGRDRLLFLS
- a CDS encoding isomerizing glutamine--fructose-6-phosphate transaminase, producing MKENKIEDYTLKEIYEQSAVVQACLDAFTNQSIPALGEHIINLGFSSNFYLDINQIQIIACGSSLYASLVGKYLFEQVAKVPTIVHDAAEFRDAPPPPTANTLIIGVTQSGETADTLAALEIEKNRRVKQRLLGITNKTGSSLEKLVDHTIHTQAGIEIAIAATKTFLAQLIAFYCLALDLAYYRQISAEQLHQIMARLRQIPAKIDIILQTQKEYIEKLAQDLKGTENWILLGRGINFSIALEGALKLKEISYIHAEGYHSGEFLHGPIAILDSKVAVVAIAMPGVVYEKVLANAQKARACGVRLIGVTSIKSEIFDDVLSVPEVDELLSPLLTVIPLQILAYYLGVHRGVDVDRPRNLTKAITHE